From Carya illinoinensis cultivar Pawnee chromosome 5, C.illinoinensisPawnee_v1, whole genome shotgun sequence, one genomic window encodes:
- the LOC122311745 gene encoding protein RGF1 INDUCIBLE TRANSCRIPTION FACTOR 1-like isoform X2 yields the protein MKESICIKRHHASRNDKISYVGVPPWLIIMHESIFFSSCIMHPNAKKNDLDYFCIDCRRSLCSNCLPAHMHHKYIKIRRYIYSDVINRQDLCKLFNCSGIQTYHTNNAKVVFLKQRPHRHNQQQQQNNTREYRCIICKRSLQDNSLYCSIACKVLAIYNYQTSQKDEDHLDSVTIGDKKNHAVLSLTKKRKLRRKGAPLRAPMF from the exons ATGAAAGAGTCCATATGCATCAAACGACACCATGCATCAAGAAATGAC AAGATCAGTTATGTAGGAGTACCACCATGGCTGATTATCATGCACGAGAGCATATTCTTTAGCAGCTGCATTATGCATCCAAATGCGAAGAAGAACGACTTGGACTACTTCTGCATAGATTGTCGTCGGTCTTTGTGCTCAAATTGTCTTCCCGCTCACATGCATCACAAGTACATTAAG ATTCGGAGATACATTTATAGTGATGTTATCAATCGGCAAGACTTGTGCAAGCTCTTCAACTGTTCCGGCATACAG ACGTATCATACAAACAACGCCAAAGTTGTGTTCTTGAAACAAAGACCACACCGACACAACCAGCAGCAACAGCAGAACAATACCAGGGAGTACAGGTGTATCATCTGTAAAAGGAGTCTTCAAGATAACTCACTCTATTGCAGTATAGCTTGCAAG GTTTTAGCCATATATAATTATCAGACAAGTCAGAAAGATGAAGATCACCTAGACAGTGTAACAATTGGAGACAAAAAAAACCATGCAGTACTATCTTTAACCAAGAAGAGGAAACTAAGGAGAAAAGGAGCCCCTTTAAGGGCCCCCATGTTTTGA
- the LOC122311745 gene encoding protein RGF1 INDUCIBLE TRANSCRIPTION FACTOR 1-like isoform X1, giving the protein MHQEMTERRKLFIRWKSFLQKISYVGVPPWLIIMHESIFFSSCIMHPNAKKNDLDYFCIDCRRSLCSNCLPAHMHHKYIKIRRYIYSDVINRQDLCKLFNCSGIQTYHTNNAKVVFLKQRPHRHNQQQQQNNTREYRCIICKRSLQDNSLYCSIACKVLAIYNYQTSQKDEDHLDSVTIGDKKNHAVLSLTKKRKLRRKGAPLRAPMF; this is encoded by the exons ATGCATCAAGAAATGAC agaaagaagaaaattattcATTAGATGGAAATCATTTTTGCAGAAGATCAGTTATGTAGGAGTACCACCATGGCTGATTATCATGCACGAGAGCATATTCTTTAGCAGCTGCATTATGCATCCAAATGCGAAGAAGAACGACTTGGACTACTTCTGCATAGATTGTCGTCGGTCTTTGTGCTCAAATTGTCTTCCCGCTCACATGCATCACAAGTACATTAAG ATTCGGAGATACATTTATAGTGATGTTATCAATCGGCAAGACTTGTGCAAGCTCTTCAACTGTTCCGGCATACAG ACGTATCATACAAACAACGCCAAAGTTGTGTTCTTGAAACAAAGACCACACCGACACAACCAGCAGCAACAGCAGAACAATACCAGGGAGTACAGGTGTATCATCTGTAAAAGGAGTCTTCAAGATAACTCACTCTATTGCAGTATAGCTTGCAAG GTTTTAGCCATATATAATTATCAGACAAGTCAGAAAGATGAAGATCACCTAGACAGTGTAACAATTGGAGACAAAAAAAACCATGCAGTACTATCTTTAACCAAGAAGAGGAAACTAAGGAGAAAAGGAGCCCCTTTAAGGGCCCCCATGTTTTGA
- the LOC122311440 gene encoding probable polygalacturonase has product MEQSQGFRASDLIQTILAILVLGTVSLRVVECKVNSSVPDALHYRAINCRKHSALLTDFGAVGDGKTLNTKAFKAAIDSLSKFASQGGAQLIVPPGKWLTGSFNLTSSHFTLFLHKDAVILASQDEAEWPLVPALPSYGRGRDGNGDGRFSSLIFGTNLTDIIITGNNGTIDGQGQYWWDKFHQGQFNVTRPYMIEIQYSNKIQISNLTLINSPSWFVHPTYSSDVLIHGLTILAPIDSPNTDGIDPDSCTNTRIEDCFVVSGDDCIAVKSGWDQYGVKFGMPTKHLIIRRLTCISPDSATIALGSEMSGGIQDVRAEDIIAINTQSGIRIKTAIGRGAYVKDIYVRRMTLTTMKWVFLMSGSYNQHPDTNFDPKAIPEIKGINYRDIVATNVTGAARLEGIAQDPFTGICISNVTISLSKTPKELQWNCTNIAGVTSNVTPEPCHLLPKKEKVDCAFPKDRLPIEDVHLKTCSTTKTA; this is encoded by the exons ATGGAGCAGTCTCAAGGATTCAGAGCATCCGAT CTTATTCAGACAATCTTAGCTATTCTTGTGTTGGGAACGGTAAGTTTAAGGGTCGTAGAGTGCAAAGTAAATTCTAGTGTTCCGGACGCCTTACACTACAGGGCGATAAATTGTCGAAAGCACAGTGCACTTTTGACGGATTTTGGAGCAGTTGGTGATGGAAAAACACTGAATACTAAGGCTTTTAAGGCTGCAATTGATAGCCTCAGCAAGTTTGCATCACAAGGTGGGGCACAGCTTATTGTTCCTCCTGGAAAATGGTTAACTGGGAGCTTTAATCTCACTAGCAGCCATTTCACCCTATTTCTTCACAAGGATGCGGTTATTCTTGCATCTCAG GATGAGGCAGAATGGCCACTTGTTCCTGCTTTGCCTTCTTATGGGAGAGGAAGGGATGGAAATGGAGATGGACGGTTCAGCAGCCTCATATTTGGTACCAACCTCACCGACATCATAATCACCG GTAACAATGGCACGATTGATGGCCAGGGTCAATATTGGTGGGACAAGTTTCACCAGGGCCAATTCAATGTCACCCGACCATACATGATTGAAATTCAGTACTCTAACAAAATCCAGATATCTAATCTTACTCTAATCAACTCTCCCTCGTGGTTTGTCCATCCGACTTATAGCAG TGATGTGCTAATCCATGGGCTAACAATCCTTGCCCCTATTGACTCTCCTAACACTGACGGGATAGACCCAG ATTCATGCACAAATACTCGTATTGAGGACTGCTTCGTAGTCTCAGGGGATGACTGCATTGCCGTAAAAAGTGGTTGGGATCAATATGGCGTTAAATTTGGAATGCCCACAAAGCACCTAATCATCAGAAGGTTAACCTGCATATCCCCCGATAGTGCCACCATTGCTCTAGGCAGTGAAATGTCTGGTGGAATTCAAGATGTTAGGGCTGAAGACATCATAGCCATTAACACTCAATCGGGTATTAGAATCAAGACTGCTATCGGTAGAGGAGCTTACGTGAAGGATATCTATGTAAGAAGAATGACCCTCACAACTATGAAGTGGGTTTTCTTGATGTCAGGCTCTTATAATCAACACCCTGACACTAATTTTGACCCGAAAGCTATTCCGGAGATTAAAGGAATCAATTACAGAGATATTGTGGCGACGAATGTTACTGGTGCAGCAAGACTTGAGGGGATTGCCCAAGATCCTTTTACAGGAATATGCATTTCTAATGTGACTATCTCATTGAGTAAGACGCCAAAGGAATTGCAGTGGAATTGCACTAATATTGCTGGAGTGACGAGCAATGTGACTCCTGAACCCTGCCATTTGTTgcccaaaaaggaaaaagttgaTTGTGCCTTTCCTAAGGATAGGCTGCCCATTGAGGATGTACACTTGAAGACTTGTTCTACTACGAAAACTGCCTAG